Genomic window (Candidatus Methylomirabilota bacterium):
TGCCTGCCTCTTCGGATAAGACGGCACTCAAGAGAGTACGCGAAGAGGCTTTCGCCTTTGGCAACGACAACGGCGCCACCGAAGGCCAGTTAGCCGCCATTTCTAAGGCCCTGAACGAAGCGGGTTACTACGTGCATGGTAAACAGCAACGACCAGCTAGGTAACGCTCAGACCGCTGTGGGGGTGAAAAGAGCTGTTGAGAGAAATTCACAGGGAGGTATCTGATGAAAGTTGCGCTGGTCCAAGAACCGATCGAAATGACGATTACAGATTCTGATACACTATTGGAGCATTCCAAGATCATGACCCTGCGCTCTCAACATTGGCACGTGCTCAATACAGAAGTTGAAGCAGCCCAACGGGCCGTTGATCAGGCAGAATATCAAGTCAAAAAAGCAAAACTTGCATTGGAAGCTGTCCAATTAGGCGCGGAACAGGTGGCACAGCGAGAGCGTCAAGCCATCACGGATTTCTTTACGAAGGCCAGACAGGTTCTTCCTCAAATGAAAATTCTACAGGAACGTTATGGACGTGGTGTGAATTTTATGTTTGATTCTGATGAACATCGCGTTTGGATCATTGCGATCTTTTCCAATGATGCAGAGGTCTTGTCAAGAGGTGTGCAAACAAAAGTTAGGCGGCAACCCTCCACTCGTGCTCCATCACCCGGACACCATTGACAAAGGTGGCGCCGTGATACACCTCCTGCAACAACTCCGGGGCGTGCAGTCGCTGAAAGCGCCCCTGGGCCACCAGCAGCATCTTCCAGATGACCGCCGTGGCGTTGTCCACCTTCTTGAACCGCCTGGCCGCATCGGTCCGCAGCCGCAAGGCGGAAAAGGGCGATTCGACCGGGTTGCTGGTCCGCAGGTGCACCCAGTGCGCCTTGGGAAACGCATAGAAGGTCAGCATCCGCTCCCAGTCCCGATCGAGCACGGCAGCCGCCGCCTCCAGCCCCTGCTGTCGGCACCACTGCTGGTAGGCCGTCTTCCGCTGCTCCGCCTCCTGCTGCGTCGGGGCATACGGGATCTGCGTGAGCAGCAGCCGAGCCTCGGCCTGGCGCTTGGTGGTCACCTTATCGAGGGCATTGAGAATTTTATGGTTCCAGCACCGCTGCTCCTGCGCCTCAGGGAAGACGTTGCGCAGGCCCGCCCAGATCCCCAGGTGCCCATCACCCACCACCAGCTTGGGTGTCTGCAGGCCGCGCGCCTTCAAGTCTCGAAGCATGTCCGACCAGCCCTCGGTCGACTCCCGATGTCCGGGGACCACGGCCACCAGTTCCTTGCGCCCGTCACTCAGGCCAGCGAGCACGACCAGCACCGCTGCCTTGTCTTTTTCGAGGCCGGCTTTGACATAGACCCCGTCCACCCAGAGGTAGACGACCTGGAGGTCGGCGAGACTCCGACGCATCCACTGCGCGTACTCCGCATGCCACCGCTCCTTCAGTCGCGCGACGGTGGTGGTCGACAGCGGGGCGTCGTCTCCGAGCAGCCCGCGCAGTGCCAGGTCAAAGTCACCCAGGGCCAGGCCAT
Coding sequences:
- a CDS encoding IS256 family transposase, whose protein sequence is MTKQTTEPTTESRVTWEHLETWVRTKMREWVQDLLEAEVDELLGRRKSERRPVVDSTPGSRSGYGKPRRLTLCNGTVTLRRPRVRDLTQRFVSRLLPLFARRTQEVNALLPELYLHGLALGDFDLALRGLLGDDAPLSTTTVARLKERWHAEYAQWMRRSLADLQVVYLWVDGVYVKAGLEKDKAAVLVVLAGLSDGRKELVAVVPGHRESTEGWSDMLRDLKARGLQTPKLVVGDGHLGIWAGLRNVFPEAQEQRCWNHKILNALDKVTTKRQAEARLLLTQIPYAPTQQEAEQRKTAYQQWCRQQGLEAAAAVLDRDWERMLTFYAFPKAHWVHLRTSNPVESPFSALRLRTDAARRFKKVDNATAVIWKMLLVAQGRFQRLHAPELLQEVYHGATFVNGVRVMEHEWRVAA